In Streptomyces sp. NBC_00433, a single genomic region encodes these proteins:
- a CDS encoding ABC transporter permease has product MKTSTAPALADLDDGSSPRTSLVRRLAETPEVGVVAACVIVFTALAIDKSTFASAVNLQGMGFDLAQYGLIAIGESLVILTGGIDLSVGALLGTSVILMSWFNVRAGLPPVLAVLVTLVIAGTVGLIHGLAVTRLKMPPFVVTLVTYTVAQGVTLAITSGTSITGIGGFFGDVGQTYVAQVPLPLILFVIVAIAAWFFLERTYAGRQVYAVGGNAEAARLAGIRGDRRVISMYVTSSLLSAFAGIMVLGRMGVGSASGVGVGWELSAIAAAVIGGVSLVGGQGRIVGIVAGTILLELINNGLTTLQINSNYTNIVLGCVLGVAITADRLRARSVARRT; this is encoded by the coding sequence ATGAAGACCAGCACCGCCCCGGCTCTGGCGGACCTGGACGACGGTTCGTCGCCGCGTACATCCCTGGTCCGGCGGCTGGCCGAGACCCCGGAAGTCGGCGTCGTCGCGGCCTGCGTCATCGTCTTCACGGCGCTCGCGATCGACAAGTCCACCTTCGCCAGCGCCGTCAACCTCCAGGGCATGGGCTTCGACCTGGCGCAGTACGGCCTCATCGCGATCGGCGAGTCGCTGGTGATCCTCACCGGCGGGATCGACCTGTCGGTCGGGGCGCTGCTGGGCACCAGCGTCATCCTGATGTCCTGGTTCAACGTGCGGGCCGGGCTGCCACCCGTCCTCGCGGTTCTGGTCACCCTCGTCATCGCCGGCACGGTCGGCCTCATCCACGGACTCGCCGTCACCCGGCTGAAGATGCCGCCCTTCGTCGTCACCCTGGTCACCTACACCGTCGCCCAGGGCGTCACGCTCGCCATCACCTCCGGTACCTCGATCACCGGCATCGGCGGCTTCTTCGGCGATGTCGGGCAGACGTACGTGGCCCAAGTCCCGCTGCCGCTGATCCTGTTCGTGATCGTCGCCATCGCCGCCTGGTTCTTCCTGGAGCGCACCTACGCGGGCCGCCAGGTCTACGCGGTCGGCGGCAATGCGGAGGCGGCCCGGCTCGCGGGCATCCGCGGCGACCGCCGCGTCATCTCGATGTACGTGACCAGTTCGCTGCTGTCCGCCTTCGCCGGGATCATGGTGCTGGGCCGGATGGGCGTCGGCTCGGCCAGCGGCGTCGGCGTCGGCTGGGAGCTGTCGGCGATCGCCGCGGCCGTCATCGGCGGGGTGAGCCTGGTCGGCGGCCAGGGCCGCATCGTCGGCATCGTGGCGGGCACCATCCTGCTCGAACTGATCAACAACGGGCTCACCACGCTCCAGATCAACTCCAACTACACCAACATCGTGCTCGGTTGCGTTCTCGGCGTCGCCATCACCGCCGACCGGCTGCGCGCCAGAAGCGTCGCCCGCCGCACCTGA
- a CDS encoding sugar ABC transporter ATP-binding protein → MGTPLGERTSAPTDIAVSLRDVSKVYGPVKVLDIPRLDLARGQIVAVVGENGAGKSTLMGVLSGTVTPTTGAISIAGRQLQPGRPDHSRDMGVAMVAQEFPLVGQLSVAENLLLGRRPQRADSRPLGKVVVDRAGTRAEARTLLAEVGVTGVDVDRPVGRFPVPVRQMIEIAKAWGHRPVVLILDEPTSSLGPVEAERVLDLARAHAAAGGAVLFIGHRLDEVRSVADRVVVLRTGRLVADLTPAEATEERMIREMVGSELARADLAPPPSVERTATLSVRGLTADGLGPVDLDVRAGEIVGVAGLMGSGRSRLLHTVMGAQPRTGGSVAFDGADFHPRHPAESVAAGIGLVPEDRKVQSLLPAHSVRWNVTLTTLRQISRRGVLRPRHDKEHAAGIVKDLGVRLHSQEQPISSLSGGNQQKAVFGRWLAAKPKLLLLDEPTRGVDVGAKAEIYSLIDTAAQDGLAVLVASSELEELLWICHRIVVMARGRIVADIPRERFGKEVIMTAAAGSRTGVPPGPTEDAGRSGEGKAHA, encoded by the coding sequence ATGGGCACGCCGCTCGGCGAGCGGACGAGCGCGCCCACCGACATCGCCGTCTCGCTCCGCGACGTGAGCAAGGTCTACGGGCCGGTGAAGGTGCTCGACATCCCCCGACTCGACCTGGCCCGCGGTCAGATCGTGGCGGTGGTCGGCGAGAACGGGGCGGGCAAGTCCACCCTGATGGGCGTGCTGTCCGGCACCGTCACGCCCACCACGGGCGCCATCAGCATCGCCGGGCGGCAGTTGCAGCCGGGCCGCCCCGACCACTCCCGCGACATGGGGGTGGCCATGGTGGCCCAGGAATTCCCGCTGGTCGGCCAACTCAGCGTGGCGGAGAACCTGTTGCTCGGCCGCCGCCCGCAGCGGGCCGACAGCCGCCCGCTCGGCAAGGTGGTGGTCGACCGGGCGGGCACCAGGGCGGAGGCCAGGACGCTGCTGGCCGAGGTCGGGGTGACCGGTGTCGACGTCGACCGCCCGGTCGGCCGATTCCCGGTCCCCGTACGGCAGATGATCGAGATCGCCAAGGCCTGGGGCCACCGCCCCGTCGTGCTGATCCTGGACGAGCCGACCTCCTCCCTCGGCCCGGTCGAGGCCGAACGCGTCCTGGACCTGGCGCGTGCGCATGCCGCCGCCGGGGGAGCGGTGCTCTTCATCGGGCACCGGCTGGACGAAGTGCGGTCGGTGGCCGACCGGGTGGTGGTGCTGCGCACCGGCCGGCTGGTCGCGGACCTGACGCCGGCGGAGGCGACCGAGGAGCGGATGATCCGCGAGATGGTCGGCAGCGAGCTGGCCCGCGCGGACCTGGCGCCGCCGCCGTCGGTGGAGCGTACGGCGACGCTGAGCGTACGAGGCCTGACCGCGGACGGCCTCGGCCCGGTCGACCTGGACGTACGGGCCGGCGAGATCGTCGGCGTGGCAGGCCTGATGGGCTCGGGGCGCAGCCGGCTGCTGCACACCGTCATGGGTGCCCAGCCCCGCACCGGCGGCTCGGTGGCCTTCGACGGCGCCGACTTCCACCCGCGGCACCCGGCCGAGTCGGTCGCGGCCGGCATCGGCCTGGTGCCCGAGGACCGCAAGGTCCAGTCGCTGCTCCCCGCGCACTCGGTGCGCTGGAATGTCACGCTCACCACGCTGCGCCAGATCAGCCGCCGCGGTGTGCTGCGCCCCCGGCACGACAAGGAGCACGCGGCGGGCATCGTCAAGGACCTCGGTGTGCGGCTGCACAGCCAGGAGCAGCCGATCAGCTCGCTGTCCGGCGGGAACCAGCAGAAGGCGGTCTTCGGCCGCTGGCTCGCCGCGAAGCCCAAGCTGCTGCTGCTCGACGAGCCGACCCGCGGGGTCGACGTCGGCGCCAAGGCGGAGATCTACAGCCTCATCGACACGGCCGCGCAGGACGGCCTCGCCGTCCTGGTCGCCTCCTCCGAACTGGAGGAGCTGCTCTGGATCTGCCACCGCATCGTGGTGATGGCCCGCGGCCGGATCGTCGCGGACATCCCGCGGGAGCGGTTCGGCAAGGAAGTGATCATGACGGCGGCGGCCGGTTCGCGAACGGGTGTGCCGCCCGGCCCCACTGAGGACGCCGGCAGGTCCGGCGAAGGGAAGGCTCACGCATGA
- a CDS encoding substrate-binding domain-containing protein, producing the protein MGRRCGAAAVVLAVVAGAAACSKSGAGDSGSGSDSTSAAGGASAPAVTIKGDITFNDANLAKLDDALKAALAGKDLSKLDEAMVVNVAVDYWNAGKIGFNKGLKDLGVKGTYQAPANGRLDQQLSIIQTLRGQGITGLSVSAIDPTAIKAPIASANKAGIPVLAIDSPLPKEDGAALYLGTPNYQAGQKAGEAMKQALGGKGQVVVLVGSLTTSNAVERIQGFEDALKGTDIKVAQKLSDGMDAAKALTNAQTAIQTNPNINGLYGVYSYDGPSAGQAVQAAGKTGRVKIISDDSDPQTLKFVQSGVIQATVLQEPYQQGYTGAYLLAALKVLGKQATLDLVKPYLESDGSTISSGVGLVTQANLSDYQAKLNELGIG; encoded by the coding sequence ATGGGACGCAGGTGCGGCGCCGCGGCCGTCGTGCTCGCGGTGGTGGCCGGCGCGGCGGCGTGCAGCAAGAGCGGGGCGGGCGACTCCGGCTCGGGTTCGGACTCGACTTCCGCCGCCGGTGGCGCGAGCGCGCCCGCCGTGACGATCAAGGGCGACATCACCTTCAATGACGCCAACCTCGCGAAGCTGGACGACGCCCTGAAGGCGGCGCTGGCCGGCAAGGACCTGTCGAAGCTGGACGAGGCGATGGTCGTGAACGTCGCCGTCGACTACTGGAACGCCGGCAAGATCGGCTTCAACAAGGGCCTCAAGGACCTCGGCGTCAAGGGCACCTACCAGGCCCCGGCGAACGGCCGGCTCGACCAGCAGCTGTCGATCATCCAGACGCTGCGCGGCCAGGGCATCACGGGCCTGAGCGTCTCGGCGATCGACCCGACCGCCATCAAGGCCCCGATCGCGTCGGCGAACAAGGCCGGCATCCCGGTGCTGGCGATCGACTCGCCGCTGCCGAAGGAGGACGGTGCCGCCCTCTACCTCGGCACCCCGAACTACCAGGCGGGGCAGAAGGCCGGCGAGGCGATGAAGCAGGCGCTCGGCGGTAAGGGCCAGGTCGTGGTCCTGGTCGGATCGCTGACCACGTCCAACGCGGTCGAGCGCATCCAGGGCTTCGAGGACGCCCTCAAGGGCACGGACATCAAGGTCGCGCAGAAGCTCAGCGACGGCATGGACGCGGCCAAGGCGCTCACCAACGCGCAGACCGCGATCCAGACCAACCCGAACATCAACGGCCTCTACGGGGTGTACTCCTACGACGGCCCGTCCGCGGGCCAGGCCGTGCAGGCGGCGGGCAAGACCGGCCGGGTCAAGATCATCTCGGACGACAGCGACCCGCAGACCCTGAAGTTCGTGCAGTCGGGCGTCATCCAGGCCACCGTCCTCCAGGAGCCCTACCAGCAGGGCTACACCGGCGCGTACCTGCTCGCGGCGCTCAAGGTGCTGGGCAAGCAGGCCACCCTGGACCTGGTCAAGCCCTACCTGGAGTCCGACGGCAGCACGATCAGCTCCGGTGTGGGCCTCGTGACGCAGGCCAACCTCAGCGACTACCAGGCCAAGCTCAACGAACTGGGCATCGGCTGA
- a CDS encoding inositol monophosphatase encodes MSGAEDAYAGELLAFAERLADEARKLLAAAALEAIRPDVKADNSYVTATDRLIESRLRELIADAYPEHGVLGEEFGAHGLDSEHVWVLDPLDGTAPFVAGIPVYGTLIGLARGGSPWIGVMDYPATSDRWTGLAGAFARRNGTFVRTRRCADLSAALVTCSNPDFFAAPDRARLARVRTRTQYTLYGASSYAFGLLAAGRTDLAVDAGLKPYDVFAPAAVLAGAGGDMTQWSGAPLSLTTPGQFLATGDAALHAEVLTLLA; translated from the coding sequence ATGAGCGGCGCGGAGGATGCGTACGCCGGCGAGTTGCTGGCCTTCGCCGAACGCCTCGCCGACGAGGCCCGCAAGCTGCTGGCCGCGGCGGCGCTTGAGGCGATACGCCCCGACGTGAAAGCCGACAACAGCTACGTCACCGCCACCGACCGCCTCATCGAGTCCCGGCTGCGCGAACTCATCGCCGACGCGTATCCCGAACACGGGGTGCTGGGCGAGGAATTCGGCGCCCACGGGCTGGACTCCGAGCACGTGTGGGTGCTCGACCCGCTCGACGGGACCGCCCCCTTCGTCGCCGGGATTCCCGTCTACGGCACGCTCATCGGCCTTGCCCGCGGGGGAAGTCCGTGGATCGGCGTCATGGACTACCCGGCCACCTCCGACCGCTGGACCGGCCTGGCCGGCGCCTTCGCCCGCCGCAACGGCACTTTTGTCCGCACGAGGCGTTGCGCGGACCTGTCCGCCGCGCTGGTCACCTGCTCCAACCCCGACTTCTTCGCCGCCCCCGACCGGGCCCGCCTCGCCCGGGTGCGCACCCGGACCCAGTACACCCTCTACGGCGCCAGCTCCTACGCCTTCGGCCTCCTCGCCGCCGGCCGCACCGACCTGGCCGTCGACGCCGGCCTCAAGCCATATGACGTCTTCGCCCCCGCGGCCGTCCTCGCCGGCGCCGGGGGCGACATGACCCAGTGGTCAGGCGCCCCTCTCAGCCTCACCACCCCCGGCCAGTTCCTCGCCACGGGCGACGCGGCGCTCCACGCGGAAGTCCTCACGCTGCTGGCGTGA